Proteins found in one Aethina tumida isolate Nest 87 chromosome 1, icAetTumi1.1, whole genome shotgun sequence genomic segment:
- the LOC109608482 gene encoding uncharacterized protein LOC109608482 isoform X1 gives MNKGYPTKYNNFYLLINTICCITLSISMDCTNEDLNSIENRKKYLPLLQNSIKNEDEPKVLAQHFKNVLKFLSTYDVSSINKDLLIVVAPSIKTNILKCYEDNVLIITTTDDVDMLDLLRENLQIAADLLNVYKGILEYFTEVNNLHFLHIKSLPVNIGDSLSNTFKHCKQSQDMYKGKCNKELLDLFKIAQNVHTALLKLVEACYINEENHEDLGELTDFLNEVIDIGEILSDLNIKCMVENWKGYTAITRKFADFLMKFMQTNINNILLYFEKIISRNLLQFKESINVNFNEKNATQHIKVTNFLIKVILKLAETFWSLISYGFEAVLKISSLIYSFSVPNQCKELYYKTVLQIYEPFMNKLCNEEAFIKFVENMPQSEENCCESLYILNTVFNHFKTADTKISLSKILMKLFDTLQLAGAELTFNLNGLNDCLYENLLVNVATALLLMDSDRATKLIIILNMFHDHMWCSMFATDLWCLILSNLTPNMILQTLNKLIEFQIRSVFGLFTYRTEKMKLNNMLQRMYDMLPKELKKQLMLKYPVTDNVSLWNILGYEDVRDLEKTYLKSITPLILNVQHMHPNTSFEDFFAAFDYLESAIILTPTNDSFNLICELWNFNKQSDEILSNNIFKFFIWRMCEVTRKIKCFEMTKLISVLENMLSLHAEPSFQIPFLSLLSDICYSCNEYFGAEQYKILRLISTIIHQILLESSIPIVRLKALDFVKQLDNSELYSNTVKIIMQNAKDYQEEISRYIHGSHESDIDSEYPYEIDTYEFTHECVKWNRKQFFTKKDVLRMNVANEENEKVRLRITENSGEFPPAKKSKIEEETCDVGEAISTIKCEVKNLMNILKTEKMTPKNSSQLKNVISQLQSLL, from the exons ATGAATAAAGGCTACCCAacaaaatacaacaatttttat CTGTTAATCAACACAATATGCTGTATAACCTTAAGTATAAGCATGGATTGTACCAATGAAGATTTAAACAGCATTGAAAACAGAAAGAAATATCTGCCTTTACTTCAAA ACTCGATTAAGAATGAAGATGAACCAAAAGTACTTGCCCAACATTTTAAGAATGTTCTTAAGTTTTTGTCAACATATGATGTATCCTCCATAAACAAAGACCTTTTAATTGTTGTAGCACCTtctattaaaacaaacatactAAAG TGTTATGAAGATAATGTTTTGATTATAACAACAACAGATGATGTGGATATGTTAGATTTACTACGTGAAAATCTTCAG attGCTGCTGAtttattgaatgtttataagGGCATCTTGGAGTATTTTACAGAAGTGAACAACCTCCACTTTCTACATATTAAAAGCCTTCCTGTAAATATAGGAGATTCATTATCAAACACCTTCAAACATTGTAAGCAaag tcaaGATATGTATAAAGGAAAATGTAACAAAGAATTActtgatttattcaaaattgctCAAAATGTTCATACAGCCTTATTAAAACTAGTTGAGGCCTGTTACATCAATGAAGAGAATCATGAAGACTTGGGAGAATTAACAGATT ttttaaatgagGTTATTGATATTGGAGAAATACTgtctgatttaaatattaaatgtatggTTGAAAATTGGAAAGGTTACACTGCTATAACAAGAAAATTTgcagattttttaatgaaatttatgcaaaccaacattaacaatattcttctttattttgaaaaaataatttcaagaaaTCTCCTCCAATTTAAGGAATCT attaatgtgaattttaatgaGAAGAATGCTACTCAACATATTAAAGTGACCAATTTCCTGATAAAAGTGATTTTAAAACTAGCTGAAACATTCTGGAGTTTAATAAGTTACGGCTTTGAAGCTGTACTAAAAATAAGCAGTTTAATATATAG ttTCAGTGTACCGAACCAGTGTAAAGAATTGTATTACAAAACAGTATTGCAAATTTATGAAccatttatgaataaattatgcaaTGAAGAAGCATTcattaaa TTTGTAGAAAATATGCCCCAGTCAGAAGAAAACTGTTGTGAATCATTGTATATTTTGAACActgtttttaatcattttaaaactgCAGATACAAAAATAAGTCTCAGTAAGATTCTAATGAAACTATTTGACACATTGCAACTTG CTGGGGCCGAGttaacgtttaatttaaatggctTAAACGACTGCTTGTACGAAAATCTGTTGGTTAATGTAGCAACTGCACTTTTACTCATGGATAGTGATAGAGCAACAAaactcattattattttaaatatgttccaTGATCATATGTGGTGTTCTATGTTTGCAACAGATTTGTGGTGTCTTATTTTAAG cAATTTGACTCCAAACATgattcttcaaacattaaataaactaatagagTTTCAAATACGATCAGTTTTCGGATTGTTTACATATAGAACTGAAAAGATGAAACTGAATAATATGTTGCAAAGGATGTATGATATGTTACCTAAAGAATTGAAAAAGCAGTTAATGCTTAAATATCCTGTAACGGACAATGTTTCTTTGTGGAATATTTTGGGCTATGAAGATGTAAGAGACTTAGAaaagacatatttaaaaagtattactcCATTGATATTAAATGTGCAACATATGCATCCAAATACAAGTTTTGAAGACTTTTTTGCAGCC tttgattatcTGGAATCGGCCATTATTCTTACACCAACTAACGActcctttaatttaatatgtgaactgtggaattttaataaacaatcagaTGAAATATTGAGtaacaacatatttaaatttttcatttggagAATGTGCGAAGTTACGcggaaaataaaatgttttgaaatgaCCAAACTGATATCG GTTTTGGAGAATATGCTCAGTCTTCATGCGGAACCTTCGTTTCAAATTCCCTTTTTATCGTTGTTATCTGACATTTGTTATTCCTGTAATGAATACTTCGGCGcagaacaatataaaatattaagactgATATCAACTATTATTCACCAAATATTGTTAGAATCTTCAATACCTATTGTTAGATTAAAGGCGCTAGACTTTGTAAAGCAGTTAGACAACAGTGAATTGTATTCCAACACAGTGAAGATAATTATGCAAAACGCCAAAGACTACCAAGAAGAAATTTCAAGGTACATCCATGGAAGTCATGAATCCGATATTGATTCGGAATACCCGTATGAAATAGACACGTATGAATTTACACATGAGTGCGTCAAGTGGAATAGAAAACAGTTTTTCACGAAAAAAGATGTTTTACGTATGAATGTTGCCAACGAAGAAAACGAAAAAGTAAGATTGAGAATTACTGAAAACAGCGGGGAATTTCCACCTGCTAAAAAGTCGAAAATTGAGGAGGAAACATGTGATGTTGGAGAAGCAATTTCTACCATTAAATGTGAAGTAAAAAATctgatgaatattttgaagactGAAAAAATGACGCCTAAGAATTCGTCacagttaaaaaatgtaataagtcAGTTACAATCTTTGTTGTAA
- the LOC109608494 gene encoding uncharacterized protein LOC109608494: protein MINDEQLILTVQKYPCIYNTSNTKYMDNKYKAEIWKKIGEELNQTNIVMCRNRWQNIRDQFRKYLMKRSAKSPEEAEKMRKYKYEELLQFLIPLYGENLQVKTNCESPSNFCVAIKTEEFNITDGADEDGYSSGKPNSPINPQQFIKSISEESVQSSEINDTQGEYDLQSVKKKRKHGENESVTLLDYLLDKIKKEKSTDQHPIDAFLNGIAATIKNFSPYYQHLAKSKIFEVVQQLELLQLQNASDDCSLNLSNN, encoded by the exons ATGATAAACGAtgaacaattaatattgactGTTCAGAAATATCCATGTATTTATAACACTTCGAATACGAAGTATATGGATAACAAATATAAGGCTGAAATATGGAAGAAGATAGGGGAGGAATTGAATCAAACCA ACATTGTTATGTGTAGGAACAGGTGGCAGAATATAAGAGaccaatttagaaaatatttgatgaaaCGCAGTGCAAAAAGTCCAGAAGAAGctgaaaaaatgagaaaatacaaGTATGAAGAACtattgcaatttttaataccTCTCTACGGAGAAAATTTGCAAGTCAAGACCAATTGTGAGTCTCCATCAAACTTTTGTGTTGCCATCAAAAcagaagaatttaatataacggACGGAGCAGATGAGGATGGATATTCATCTGGCAAGCCAAATTCACCCATAAACCCGCAACAATTCATCAAGAGTATATCCGAAGAAAGTGTTCAGTCATCTGAAATAAACGACACACAAGGTGAATACGATTTACAATCGGTTAAAAAGAAACGGAAACATGGTGAGAATGAAAGTGTAACACTTCTGGACTATTTgttagacaaaattaaaaaggagAAAAGCACAGACCAACATCCGATAGACGCCTTTTTAAATGGGATAGctgcaacaattaaaaatttttcacctTATTATCAGCACTTagctaaaagtaaaatttttgaagttgttcAACAACTAGAACTTTTGCAGCTTCAAAATGCGTCCGATGATTGTTCTTTGAACTTAtcgaataattaa
- the LOC109608482 gene encoding uncharacterized protein LOC109608482 isoform X2: protein MYKGKCNKELLDLFKIAQNVHTALLKLVEACYINEENHEDLGELTDFLNEVIDIGEILSDLNIKCMVENWKGYTAITRKFADFLMKFMQTNINNILLYFEKIISRNLLQFKESINVNFNEKNATQHIKVTNFLIKVILKLAETFWSLISYGFEAVLKISSLIYSFSVPNQCKELYYKTVLQIYEPFMNKLCNEEAFIKFVENMPQSEENCCESLYILNTVFNHFKTADTKISLSKILMKLFDTLQLAGAELTFNLNGLNDCLYENLLVNVATALLLMDSDRATKLIIILNMFHDHMWCSMFATDLWCLILSNLTPNMILQTLNKLIEFQIRSVFGLFTYRTEKMKLNNMLQRMYDMLPKELKKQLMLKYPVTDNVSLWNILGYEDVRDLEKTYLKSITPLILNVQHMHPNTSFEDFFAAFDYLESAIILTPTNDSFNLICELWNFNKQSDEILSNNIFKFFIWRMCEVTRKIKCFEMTKLISVLENMLSLHAEPSFQIPFLSLLSDICYSCNEYFGAEQYKILRLISTIIHQILLESSIPIVRLKALDFVKQLDNSELYSNTVKIIMQNAKDYQEEISRYIHGSHESDIDSEYPYEIDTYEFTHECVKWNRKQFFTKKDVLRMNVANEENEKVRLRITENSGEFPPAKKSKIEEETCDVGEAISTIKCEVKNLMNILKTEKMTPKNSSQLKNVISQLQSLL, encoded by the exons ATGTATAAAGGAAAATGTAACAAAGAATTActtgatttattcaaaattgctCAAAATGTTCATACAGCCTTATTAAAACTAGTTGAGGCCTGTTACATCAATGAAGAGAATCATGAAGACTTGGGAGAATTAACAGATT ttttaaatgagGTTATTGATATTGGAGAAATACTgtctgatttaaatattaaatgtatggTTGAAAATTGGAAAGGTTACACTGCTATAACAAGAAAATTTgcagattttttaatgaaatttatgcaaaccaacattaacaatattcttctttattttgaaaaaataatttcaagaaaTCTCCTCCAATTTAAGGAATCT attaatgtgaattttaatgaGAAGAATGCTACTCAACATATTAAAGTGACCAATTTCCTGATAAAAGTGATTTTAAAACTAGCTGAAACATTCTGGAGTTTAATAAGTTACGGCTTTGAAGCTGTACTAAAAATAAGCAGTTTAATATATAG ttTCAGTGTACCGAACCAGTGTAAAGAATTGTATTACAAAACAGTATTGCAAATTTATGAAccatttatgaataaattatgcaaTGAAGAAGCATTcattaaa TTTGTAGAAAATATGCCCCAGTCAGAAGAAAACTGTTGTGAATCATTGTATATTTTGAACActgtttttaatcattttaaaactgCAGATACAAAAATAAGTCTCAGTAAGATTCTAATGAAACTATTTGACACATTGCAACTTG CTGGGGCCGAGttaacgtttaatttaaatggctTAAACGACTGCTTGTACGAAAATCTGTTGGTTAATGTAGCAACTGCACTTTTACTCATGGATAGTGATAGAGCAACAAaactcattattattttaaatatgttccaTGATCATATGTGGTGTTCTATGTTTGCAACAGATTTGTGGTGTCTTATTTTAAG cAATTTGACTCCAAACATgattcttcaaacattaaataaactaatagagTTTCAAATACGATCAGTTTTCGGATTGTTTACATATAGAACTGAAAAGATGAAACTGAATAATATGTTGCAAAGGATGTATGATATGTTACCTAAAGAATTGAAAAAGCAGTTAATGCTTAAATATCCTGTAACGGACAATGTTTCTTTGTGGAATATTTTGGGCTATGAAGATGTAAGAGACTTAGAaaagacatatttaaaaagtattactcCATTGATATTAAATGTGCAACATATGCATCCAAATACAAGTTTTGAAGACTTTTTTGCAGCC tttgattatcTGGAATCGGCCATTATTCTTACACCAACTAACGActcctttaatttaatatgtgaactgtggaattttaataaacaatcagaTGAAATATTGAGtaacaacatatttaaatttttcatttggagAATGTGCGAAGTTACGcggaaaataaaatgttttgaaatgaCCAAACTGATATCG GTTTTGGAGAATATGCTCAGTCTTCATGCGGAACCTTCGTTTCAAATTCCCTTTTTATCGTTGTTATCTGACATTTGTTATTCCTGTAATGAATACTTCGGCGcagaacaatataaaatattaagactgATATCAACTATTATTCACCAAATATTGTTAGAATCTTCAATACCTATTGTTAGATTAAAGGCGCTAGACTTTGTAAAGCAGTTAGACAACAGTGAATTGTATTCCAACACAGTGAAGATAATTATGCAAAACGCCAAAGACTACCAAGAAGAAATTTCAAGGTACATCCATGGAAGTCATGAATCCGATATTGATTCGGAATACCCGTATGAAATAGACACGTATGAATTTACACATGAGTGCGTCAAGTGGAATAGAAAACAGTTTTTCACGAAAAAAGATGTTTTACGTATGAATGTTGCCAACGAAGAAAACGAAAAAGTAAGATTGAGAATTACTGAAAACAGCGGGGAATTTCCACCTGCTAAAAAGTCGAAAATTGAGGAGGAAACATGTGATGTTGGAGAAGCAATTTCTACCATTAAATGTGAAGTAAAAAATctgatgaatattttgaagactGAAAAAATGACGCCTAAGAATTCGTCacagttaaaaaatgtaataagtcAGTTACAATCTTTGTTGTAA